The following proteins are co-located in the Myxococcus fulvus genome:
- a CDS encoding transglycosylase domain-containing protein codes for MLGLAGVLIPLTYLYTASKLPQLESEFDVEKLLKHSIEGERMSLRAGQFERNPRPITFNRPDFSRLPKDLVALYIRHMDCPRYFQTPREDGAAWAWRLFVGATVGSSPPGEGACERLLAMRIAQALGISGKLELTVAAHRLHTFMQKDQLIAYDLAILYFERGIVGVEDAAFRLFKKELNELQLQEFAELQLALPPFYRYWEIRQCKNPTVLRQDRDTLLGDLAGWKLVSEDRARNATSQKLGCME; via the coding sequence ATGCTCGGCCTGGCCGGCGTGCTCATTCCGCTGACGTATCTCTATACGGCCAGCAAGCTGCCCCAGCTCGAGAGTGAGTTCGACGTCGAGAAGCTGCTCAAGCACAGCATCGAAGGCGAGCGGATGAGCCTGCGCGCGGGCCAGTTCGAGCGCAACCCGCGCCCCATCACCTTCAACCGCCCGGACTTCTCCCGGCTGCCCAAGGACCTGGTGGCGCTCTACATCCGCCACATGGACTGCCCGCGCTACTTCCAGACGCCGCGCGAGGACGGCGCGGCCTGGGCCTGGCGCCTGTTCGTGGGCGCCACGGTGGGCTCGTCCCCGCCGGGCGAGGGCGCCTGTGAGCGGCTGTTGGCCATGCGCATCGCCCAGGCCCTGGGCATCTCCGGCAAGCTGGAGCTGACGGTCGCCGCGCACCGGCTGCACACCTTCATGCAGAAGGACCAGCTCATCGCGTACGACCTGGCCATCCTCTACTTCGAGCGCGGCATCGTCGGCGTGGAGGACGCGGCCTTCCGGCTCTTCAAGAAGGAGCTCAACGAGCTGCAGCTCCAGGAGTTCGCCGAGCTGCAGCTCGCGCTGCCGCCGTTCTACCGCTACTGGGAGATCCGCCAGTGCAAGAACCCCACGGTGCTGCGGCAGGACCGCGACACGCTGCTGGGGGATTTGGCGGGGTGGAAGCTGGTGAGCGAGGACCGCGCGCGCAACGCGACGTCCCAGAAGCTGGGCTGCATGGAGTGA